In Drosophila bipectinata strain 14024-0381.07 chromosome 2R, DbipHiC1v2, whole genome shotgun sequence, one genomic interval encodes:
- the Gpxl gene encoding uncharacterized protein Gpxl, whose product MARTETVFLALIAGLGILVTLVTYYSLYQDLEAMRWRLKVLSLTVKDTFGQPISLSQFAGQVLLVVNIASRCGLTSSQYAGLHELREKYEKRGLTILNFPCNQFGAQMPEADGQEMLEHLRQKEANIGHIFAKIKVNGRSADPLYKLLTRQAPAIEWNFVKFLIDRRGNIRGRYGAEKEPAFLANDIERLLLEAK is encoded by the exons ATGGCGAGAACAGAAACTGTATTTCTCGCCCTCATTGCCGGATTGGGAATTCTGGTAACTCTCGTCACATATTACAGCCTCTATCAGGACCTGGAAGCTATGCGTTGGCGCCTAAAGGTATTATCCCTGACGGTCAAGGACACTTTTGGACAGCCCATTAGCCTCAGCCAATTTGCGGGCCAAGTGCTGCTGGTCGTGAATATAGCTTCCAG ATGCGGATTAACCTCTTCACAATATGCTGGCCTACACGAACTTAGGGAAAAGTATGAGAAACGCGGCCTAACAATCCTGAACTTCCCTTGCAACCAATTCGGAGCACAGATGCCGGAGGCCGATGGCCAGGAAATGCTAGAACATCTCCGCCAAAAGGAAGCCAATATAGGacatatttttgcaaaaatcaAAGTAAACGGACGCAGTGCAGATCCTCTCTATAAGCTTCTAACCCGACAGGCACCGGCGATAGAGTGGAATTTTGTCAAGTTTCTGATCGATCGGAGGGGAAATATCCGGGGCCGCTATGGCGCGGAAAAGGAGCCAGCTTTCCTGGCAAATGACATTGAGAGGTTGCTGCTGGAAGCCAAATAA
- the LOC108132053 gene encoding uncharacterized protein: MICFRVMLDKEQKIEAAIGLVLLVFSASGGLILDDYKEPSARFGKVLMASASALLVFGAVAAKKDHRIKIQIFWLLSSVVFLATTINLVNNQFYRSYIPYLVLPLACAGVLHIGLMLWIYRINVSLTKVEEHSEDVTSVKPPPYNERETPKVAESLKVEMV; the protein is encoded by the exons ATGATCTGCTTCAGAGTAATGTTGGACaaagaacaaaaaatagaagcGGCCATTGGCCTAGTATTATTGGTCTTTTCGGCTAGTGGTGGTCTCATATTGGATGACT ATAAGGAACCTTCGGCCAGATTTGGCAAAGTTCTGATGGCATCTGCCTCTGCGTTGTTGGTATTCGGCGCTGTGGCGGCGAAAAAGGATCACAGGATAaagattcaaattttttggctACTGTCATCGGTAGTCTTTTTGGCCACAACGATCAACCTGGTTAATAATCAATTTTACAGAAGTTACATTCCGTACCTCGTGCTACCACTTGCATGCGCAG GTGTTCTCCACATTGGGCTGATGTTGTGGATTTATCGTATTAACGTCAGCTTGACCAAAGTGGAAGAACATTCAGAGGATGTCACAAGTGTCAAGCCACCTCCTTATAACGAACGGGAAACCCCTAAGGTAGCCGAGAGCCTTAAAGTGGaaatggtttaa